The Salvia splendens isolate huo1 chromosome 21, SspV2, whole genome shotgun sequence genome includes a window with the following:
- the LOC121785237 gene encoding putative late blight resistance protein homolog R1B-16: MGAFLDGYEIKGSRLMSLWIAHGFVKSNGDKSLEEEAEDYLKALVDRNLLSWDVCRRKADEEKFHCVSFQPGCEVEDELRLLRVLDVMRMVFKEFPREILQLVNLRYLAFSCTSRLPIGISRLWYLQTLISAQYVPSVPSELWEISELRHLKLITKLKIKETTFVHKKLQTLSCVWVIPSLIRSGFFQTIPNIRKLGIYYEDSPEIEIDLSHLHKLEKLKCQSALDNDGSRVLHKLRFPCYIGKLTLVGCVVFRTLLTTLCALPNLGVLKIEACVFESEVEEEEEEEWEATEGDEFRSLQYLCLKDLNLVRWKAVETNFPRLRNLIVKGCYKLEYIPSNIGDIPTLQEISIYRCGASVVASAQQIQKVQQEEYDNYDLRVVITD, translated from the exons ATGGGAGCTTTTCTAGACGGTTATGAGATTAAGGGATCTAGACTTATGAGTCTATGGATAGCTCATGGATTTGTTAAATCTAATGGAGATAAGAGTCTGGAGGAAGAGGCTGAGGACTACTTAAAAGCTCTTGTGGACAGGAATCTACTTTCT TGGGATGTATGCAGAAGGAAAGCTGACGAGGAAAAGTTTCATTGTGTAAGTTTTCAGCCAGGGTGTGAAGTTGAAGATGA ATTAAGATTGCTTAGGGTGCTAGATGTAATGAGAATGGTATTCAAGGAGTTCCCAAGAGAAATATTACAACTCGTCAACCTACGCTACTTAGCGTTCTCATGCACTTCAAGGTTACCTATTGGAATATCAAGATTGTGGTATCTGCAAACCTTGATTTCTGCACAATATGTGCCTTCTGTGCCATCTGAATTATGGGAAATATCTGAGTTAAGACATCTCAAGTTGATTACAAAACTCAAAATCAAGGAGACAACATTTGTTCATAAGAAGCTGCAGACGCTTTCCTGTGTGTGGGTAATTCCTTCACTAATTAGGAGTGGTTTTTTCCAAACAATTCCAAATATCAGAAAGTTGGGAATCTATTATGAAGACTCACCAGAGATTGAAATTGATCTTAGCCATCTTCACAAACTCGAAAAATTAAAGTGTCAGTCAGCATTGGATAATGATGGTAGCCGCGTTTTGCACAAACTCAGATTTCCATGCTATATTGGAAAATTAACTCTAGTTGGCTGTGTAGTATTTCGGACTTTGTTGACAACTCTATGTGCTCTACCGAATCTGGGAGTGCTCAAAATAGAGGCTTGTGTCTTTGAAAGCGAGgtagaggaagaggaagaggaagagtgGGAGGCGACAGAAGGAGATGAATTCCGCTCACTGCAGTATCTATGTCTCAAAGACTTAAATCTGGTGCGTTGGAAAGCCGTTGAGACCAACTTCCCTAGACTTCGGAATCTGATTGTGAAAGGATGCTATAAGCTAGAGTATATCCCAAGCAACATTGGAGATATCCCAACTCTCCAAGAAATTAGCATATATCGATGTGGCGCTTCTGTAGTAGCCTCAGCACAACAAATTCAGAAGGTGCAGCAAGAGGAGTACGACAACTACGACCTCAGGGTGGTTATAACAGATTAG
- the LOC121785087 gene encoding putative late blight resistance protein homolog R1A-10 isoform X2, translating to MAYAVVISLKQTLELLLDSTRSKLQISSSKLQPIYEDLCYLKSFFDKINSLEDSNSVEELERDIKDVLQNTRDLIESHLSDLIHAAGVGSSTSGFSQKLVEVKVELSPFIDTLKAKENKLTGNQQLHTDVDVDVPVSVSSIIDHEIVGLEDEVEMLRQRLLDPDSGLKVICIVGMAGIGKTTLAKEVCKDTYIEDKFELRLVVTIGEDYQLKELLLAILSQVLKASEVKKEETVHELGNRLKASLSRRTYLVVLDDLWDMGAWNQLHPYFPDEGNGSRIVFTTRMTNVDRVVHRKYIFQKRLLSDQESWELFCKTAFSDKCPSELEEIGKTIARNMGGLPLALVEIGKHVSKCPTTVDCWMEAVLNMNSLIRKTTIPKVVNAELPHHLKACLFYLGLFHPNHDIPTSQLIKLWVAEGFIDPEADQNLEQIAEEYLEELVSRGLVMVHERSYTGRIKTCGMIHKLVRDICVTQSQQQKIFHIVNKGSTTTNQRRLSIQSDVLLGGMAVSRVRSLVFMCAEHQDPFLVFEGVRWLRVLHALPIRFREFPREVLKLVRLRYLAITFEGELPSSISRLLNLEVLIIFSRQAICSPVFLPLEIWKLEKLRHLHCMGFDLPVPSTEHGDDLYFTNLLTLSGLIQHSTVLKYPVLLLSLAISISLIHSNAQSRTHQELHFPLKVSLLVLKS from the exons ATGGCGTATGCAGTAGTCATTTCTCTGAAACAAACTTTAGAGCTTCTTCTTGATTCAACTCGATCAAAACTTCAAATTTCCAGCTCAAAGCTTCAACCCATTTACGAAGACCTCTGTTACCTGAAatcattttttgataaaatcaaTTCTTTGGAAGACAGCAACAGCGTTGAGGAGCTGGAAAGAGATATCAAGGATGTTTTACAGAATACTCGAGATCTCATCGAATCCCACTTATCAGATCTAATTCATGCTGCAGGAGTTGGGAGTTCGACTTCTGGGTTTTCCCAAAAATTGGTGGAAGTCAAAGTTGAACTCAGTCCCTTTATCGATACGTTGAAGGCCAAGGAAAACAAGCTCACAGGAAACCAGCAACTGCACACTGATGTTGACGTTGATGTTCCTGTTTCTGTTTCATCAATAATCGACCACGAGATTGTGGGATTGGAAGATGAAGTAGAGATGCTGCGACAGCGGCTTTTGGATCCAGATTCCGGGCTCAAGGTAATCTGTATTGTTGGGATGGCTGGCATTGGTAAGACTACTCTTGCCAAGGAGGTATGTAAAGATACATATATTGAGGATAAGTTCGAATTGCGTTTAGTTGTAACAATAGGTGAAGATTATCAGTTGAAAGAATTATTGCTGGCtattctttctcaagtactaaaGGCTTCCGAGGTAAAGAAAGAAGAGACGGTTCATGAATTAGGGAACCGTCTCAAGGCATCTTTATCTCGTAGGACTTATCTGGTTGTATTAGATGACTTATGGGATATGGGAGCCTGGAATCAACTTCATCCCTACTTTCCAGATGAGGGAAATGGTAGTCGGATTGTGTTCACAACTAGAATGACCAACGTGGATCGTGTTGTTCacagaaaatatattttccaaaagCGTTTATTGAGTGATCAGGAAAGCTGGGAGTTGTTTTGTAAGACAGCATTCTCCGATAAGTGTCCTTCGGAACTTGAGGAAATCGGGAAGACAATTGCCAGAAACATGGGAGGACTTCCCTTAGCACTGGTTGAGATTGGTAAACACGTATCAAAGTGTCCAACAACAGTGGATTGTTGGATGGAAGCTGTTCTGAATATGAATTCACTTATTCGGAAAACAACCATCCCAAAGGTTGTGAATGCTGAATTGCCTCACCATTTAAAGGCATGCCTTTTTTACTTGGGCCTATTCCATCCAAACCATGATATCCCTACTTCTCAACTCATCAAATTATGGGTGGCTGAGGGATTCATCGATCCTGAAGCTGATCAAAACTTGGAACAAATAGCCGAGGAATATCTGGAGGAACTTGTTTCCAGAGGTCTTGTTATGGTTCATGAGCGGAGCTACACTGGTAGAATCAAAACCTGCGGAATGATCCATAAGCTCGTTCGGGATATATGTGTCACTCAATCTCAACAGCAAAAAATATTCCATATTGTAAACAAAGGCTCTACCACAACAAACCAAAGGCGGCTGAGCATCCAGAGTGATGTTTTACTTGGAGGGATGGCTGTTTCACGTGTACGCTCTCTTGTTTTTATGTGTGCGGAGCATCAAGATCCATTTCTGGTGTTTGAGGGTGTTAGATGGCTAAGGGTACTGCATGCACTTCCGATCAGATTTCGCGAGTTCCCCAGGGAAGTACTAAAGCTAGTTCGGTTGAGGTACCTGGCCATCACATTTGAAGGGGAGCTGCCATCATCAATTTCTAGACTCTTGAACCTTGAAGTCTTGATTATTTTTTCTCGTCAGGCCATCTGCTCCCCTGTCTTTCTGCCGTTAGAGATCTGGAAATTGGAGAAACTGAGGCACCTGCACTGCATGGGCTTTGACCTGCCAGTTCCTTCAACTGAACATGGGGATGATCTGTACTTCACGAACCTTCTCACGCTTTCAG GTTTGATCCAGCACTCCACGGTGTTGAAATATCCTGTTCTGCTGCTCTCTTTAGCGATCTCCATCAGTTTGATTCATTCAAATGCGCAGTCACGAACCCATCAAGAGTTGCATTTTCCCTTGAAGGTTTCCCTTCTGGTCTTAAAAAGCTAA
- the LOC121785087 gene encoding putative late blight resistance protein homolog R1A-10 isoform X1, giving the protein MAYAVVISLKQTLELLLDSTRSKLQISSSKLQPIYEDLCYLKSFFDKINSLEDSNSVEELERDIKDVLQNTRDLIESHLSDLIHAAGVGSSTSGFSQKLVEVKVELSPFIDTLKAKENKLTGNQQLHTDVDVDVPVSVSSIIDHEIVGLEDEVEMLRQRLLDPDSGLKVICIVGMAGIGKTTLAKEVCKDTYIEDKFELRLVVTIGEDYQLKELLLAILSQVLKASEVKKEETVHELGNRLKASLSRRTYLVVLDDLWDMGAWNQLHPYFPDEGNGSRIVFTTRMTNVDRVVHRKYIFQKRLLSDQESWELFCKTAFSDKCPSELEEIGKTIARNMGGLPLALVEIGKHVSKCPTTVDCWMEAVLNMNSLIRKTTIPKVVNAELPHHLKACLFYLGLFHPNHDIPTSQLIKLWVAEGFIDPEADQNLEQIAEEYLEELVSRGLVMVHERSYTGRIKTCGMIHKLVRDICVTQSQQQKIFHIVNKGSTTTNQRRLSIQSDVLLGGMAVSRVRSLVFMCAEHQDPFLVFEGVRWLRVLHALPIRFREFPREVLKLVRLRYLAITFEGELPSSISRLLNLEVLIIFSRQAICSPVFLPLEIWKLEKLRHLHCMGFDLPVPSTEHGDDLYFTNLLTLSGVSFRTCCDIVLARIPKLTKLGIRFDPALHGVEISCSAALFSDLHQFDSFKCAVTNPSRVAFSLEGFPSGLKKLTLGRCGFLWDEHSTIISQLPNLQVLKLRWNAFCGPKWELQDDEYRCLKFLVLEELDIKELIAEPNNFPVLQQLLIRRCYYLQQIPLDMIDILTLKVIEVDDCSISLIQSARRIQEEQVERRNDDLQVRIRSSSLIDLA; this is encoded by the exons ATGGCGTATGCAGTAGTCATTTCTCTGAAACAAACTTTAGAGCTTCTTCTTGATTCAACTCGATCAAAACTTCAAATTTCCAGCTCAAAGCTTCAACCCATTTACGAAGACCTCTGTTACCTGAAatcattttttgataaaatcaaTTCTTTGGAAGACAGCAACAGCGTTGAGGAGCTGGAAAGAGATATCAAGGATGTTTTACAGAATACTCGAGATCTCATCGAATCCCACTTATCAGATCTAATTCATGCTGCAGGAGTTGGGAGTTCGACTTCTGGGTTTTCCCAAAAATTGGTGGAAGTCAAAGTTGAACTCAGTCCCTTTATCGATACGTTGAAGGCCAAGGAAAACAAGCTCACAGGAAACCAGCAACTGCACACTGATGTTGACGTTGATGTTCCTGTTTCTGTTTCATCAATAATCGACCACGAGATTGTGGGATTGGAAGATGAAGTAGAGATGCTGCGACAGCGGCTTTTGGATCCAGATTCCGGGCTCAAGGTAATCTGTATTGTTGGGATGGCTGGCATTGGTAAGACTACTCTTGCCAAGGAGGTATGTAAAGATACATATATTGAGGATAAGTTCGAATTGCGTTTAGTTGTAACAATAGGTGAAGATTATCAGTTGAAAGAATTATTGCTGGCtattctttctcaagtactaaaGGCTTCCGAGGTAAAGAAAGAAGAGACGGTTCATGAATTAGGGAACCGTCTCAAGGCATCTTTATCTCGTAGGACTTATCTGGTTGTATTAGATGACTTATGGGATATGGGAGCCTGGAATCAACTTCATCCCTACTTTCCAGATGAGGGAAATGGTAGTCGGATTGTGTTCACAACTAGAATGACCAACGTGGATCGTGTTGTTCacagaaaatatattttccaaaagCGTTTATTGAGTGATCAGGAAAGCTGGGAGTTGTTTTGTAAGACAGCATTCTCCGATAAGTGTCCTTCGGAACTTGAGGAAATCGGGAAGACAATTGCCAGAAACATGGGAGGACTTCCCTTAGCACTGGTTGAGATTGGTAAACACGTATCAAAGTGTCCAACAACAGTGGATTGTTGGATGGAAGCTGTTCTGAATATGAATTCACTTATTCGGAAAACAACCATCCCAAAGGTTGTGAATGCTGAATTGCCTCACCATTTAAAGGCATGCCTTTTTTACTTGGGCCTATTCCATCCAAACCATGATATCCCTACTTCTCAACTCATCAAATTATGGGTGGCTGAGGGATTCATCGATCCTGAAGCTGATCAAAACTTGGAACAAATAGCCGAGGAATATCTGGAGGAACTTGTTTCCAGAGGTCTTGTTATGGTTCATGAGCGGAGCTACACTGGTAGAATCAAAACCTGCGGAATGATCCATAAGCTCGTTCGGGATATATGTGTCACTCAATCTCAACAGCAAAAAATATTCCATATTGTAAACAAAGGCTCTACCACAACAAACCAAAGGCGGCTGAGCATCCAGAGTGATGTTTTACTTGGAGGGATGGCTGTTTCACGTGTACGCTCTCTTGTTTTTATGTGTGCGGAGCATCAAGATCCATTTCTGGTGTTTGAGGGTGTTAGATGGCTAAGGGTACTGCATGCACTTCCGATCAGATTTCGCGAGTTCCCCAGGGAAGTACTAAAGCTAGTTCGGTTGAGGTACCTGGCCATCACATTTGAAGGGGAGCTGCCATCATCAATTTCTAGACTCTTGAACCTTGAAGTCTTGATTATTTTTTCTCGTCAGGCCATCTGCTCCCCTGTCTTTCTGCCGTTAGAGATCTGGAAATTGGAGAAACTGAGGCACCTGCACTGCATGGGCTTTGACCTGCCAGTTCCTTCAACTGAACATGGGGATGATCTGTACTTCACGAACCTTCTCACGCTTTCAGGTGTGAGTTTTCGTACTTGTTGTGACATAGTTCTTGCAAGAATTCCCAAGCTAACCAAGTTAGGGATCAGGTTTGATCCAGCACTCCACGGTGTTGAAATATCCTGTTCTGCTGCTCTCTTTAGCGATCTCCATCAGTTTGATTCATTCAAATGCGCAGTCACGAACCCATCAAGAGTTGCATTTTCCCTTGAAGGTTTCCCTTCTGGTCTTAAAAAGCTAACCCTGGGAAGATGTGGATTTCTGTGGGATGAGCATTCCACCATCATTTCTCAATTACCAAATCTTCAAGTACTAAAGTTGCGATGGAACGCCTTCTGCGGCCCCAAGTGGGAATTACAAGATGATGAGTATCGTTGTCTAAAATTCCTTGTTTTGGAAGAGTTGGATATCAAGGAGTTGATAGCAGAGCCTAACAACTTCCCGGTTTTGCAACAATTACTTATTAGGCGATGCTACTATCTGCAACAGATCCCCCTTGATATGATAGATATCCTAACACTTAAAGTTATAGAAGTGGATGATTGCAGTATATCCCTCATTCAATCAGCAAGACGCATACAGGAGGAGCAAGTGGAACGAAGAAATGATGACCTACAAGTTCGGATCCGTTCTTCATCTCTGATA GATCTGGCGTGA
- the LOC121784625 gene encoding putative late blight resistance protein homolog R1A-4 yields MAYNLQSLITILQQILHPEQTRWTFDHNKPQLESLLEKAESLLQQILEKSSPNNVIESLESRIRYAAYKAEDVIESCMVHQMLSTPQGVDKSLVLFSFFTPYLEQVIQQLDLQQDLERVTQELDFAMEQVVKLMEGTAVLGGSGLRPDVQQAAQKLESVKLMEVEEKKMRTRAPFSSSKNDLVGVDDELLHLKDRLTNMGTKMEIISIVGMGGTGKSTLARNLYDDPLIISHFDYRGWATISHDPIIREVVWSLLHGPNKKIRDELIECNIDELKTNLYKRLLGRRYMIVLDDTWSTKVWDEIRMCFPDDNNGSRIVLTTRMTDLARYVSNENDCLVLNFLMSLRIGIYFAKLCLEKRIALLN; encoded by the coding sequence ATGGCATACAATCTCCAATCCCTCATCACCATCCTACAGCAAATCCTTCATCCTGAGCAAACACGCTGGACTTTTGATCATAACAAACCACAACTCGAATCCCTGCTCGAAAAGGCTGAATCTCTGCTGCAGCAGATTCTTGAAAAGTCTTCACCCAACAACGTAATAGAAAGTTTGGAGAGCCGAATCAGATATGCAGCCTATAAAGCGGAAGATGTTATTGAATCTTGCATGGTTCATCAAATGCTTTCAACCCCACAAGGCGTGGATAAATCTCTCGTATTGTTTTCTTTCTTCACACCATACCTAGAACAAGTTATTCAACAACTTGATCTGCAGCAAGATCTGGAGCGAGTAACTCAAGAGCTGGATTTTGCAATGGAACAAGTGGTGAAGCTCATGGAGGGGACGGCGGTGTTAGGTGGCAGTGGTCTAAGACCAGATGTGCAGCAAGCAGCCCAGAAACTTGAATCTGTGAAGCTCATGGAGGTGGAGGAAAAGAAGATGCGGACTCGTGCTCCTTTCTCGAGCTCCAAGAACGATTTGGTGGGTGTTGACGATGAACTACTGCATTTGAAGGATCGTCTTACAAATATGGGGACCAAGATGGAGATCATCTCCATAGTTGGCATGGGTGGAACAGGTAAGTCCACTCTTGCTCGAAATCTTTACGACGATCCTCTCATTATTAGTCACTTTGATTACCGTGGTTGGGCCACAATTTCACATGATCCCATTATACGAGAAGTCGTATGGAGTCTTCTTCATGGCCCAAATAAAAAGATCAGGGATGAACTAATTGAATGCAACATCGATGAGTTGAAAACCAACTTGTATAAGAGATTGTTAGGGCGAAGGTACATGATTGTGTTAGATGATACATGGAGCACCAAGGTCTGGGATGAGATAAGGATGTGCTTTCCAGATGACAACAACGGGAGTCGAATTGTGCTCACCACCAGGATGACTGATTTAGCTAGATATGTTTCAAATGAAAATGATTGCTTAGTGTTAAATTTCTTGATGAGTCTGCGAATTGGGATCTATTTTGCCAAATTGTGTTTGGAGAAGAGGATTGCCCTCTTGAATTAG
- the LOC121783218 gene encoding putative late blight resistance protein homolog R1A-10, with product MAYNLQSLITVLQQILHPQQTRWIVNQNKPQLESILEKAESLLQILEKCSHAKIASLESRIRDSAHRVEDIIESRMVHQMLSTPQGVDGSLLLFSFFTPYLEQVLQQLDLEQDLELVTRDLDFATGQAVKPTELESVKLVEVEEKKMLDGAPFSSSKNYLVGVDEDLMQLKDRLLGMERELEIIAIVGMGGIGKSTLARKLCNDRLIIDYFAYRGWASISQDPNLREILLCLLHGIIGKLTDELIECSDDELKDMLFKSLCGRKYMIVLDDIWSSESFDEIRMYFPDDNNGSRIVLTTRMARLAGYASNEKNLHRVKLLDESASWELFCQIVFGEEDCPLELEEIGKNIARNCSGLPLSVHVIGGLLSKVERSKGVWEHFSTDVASSIVESDERLFNILSPSYNYLPIYLKPCFLYMGVFPEHYEIKGSRLIRQWIAQGFVKSNGDKSLEEEAEDYLKALVDRNLLSVTRKKSNGKPLSYSIHDLLWDLCRREANEDSFRCVSFQPSYEMEDEYVSPQLMPHARSFICTWKKNISPMFSTLRLLRVLDVIRMVFEEFPREIIQLVNLRYLAFSCTSGLPIGISRLWYLQTLISAQYVPYVPSELWEMSELRHLKLITKFKIKETTFVHKKLQTLSCVWVLPSLIRSGFFETIPNIRKLGIYYEDSPKIEIDLSYLHKLEKLKCQSALNKDGSRFLHKLRFPCYIGKLTLVGCVVFRSFLTTLRALPNLGVLKIEACVFESEVEVEEEWKLADGDEFCSLRYLCLKDLNLVRWIADETNFPRLEKLIVSGCFKLEEIPSGIGEIPTLQEISLHECEDYLVASVERIMEDQLECGNDDLKVVITH from the coding sequence ATGGCATACAATCTCCAATCCCTCATCACCGTCCTACAGCAAATCCTTCATCCTCAACAAACACGATGGATTGTTAATCAAAACAAGCCACAACTCGAATCCATACTTGAAAAAGCTGAATCTCTGCTGCAGATTCTTGAAAAGTGTTCACACGCCAAAATAGCAAGCTTGGAGAGCCGAATCAGAGATTCAGCACACAGAGTAGAAGATATAATTGAATCTCGCATGGTTCATCAAATGCTTTCAACCCCTCAAGGCGTGGATGGATCTCTCttattgttttctttcttcACACCATACCTTGAACAAGTTCTGCAACAACTCGATTTGGAGCAAGATCTGGAGCTAGTAACTCGAGATCTTGATTTTGCAACTGGACAGGCGGTGAAGCCCACGGAACTTGAATCTGTGAAGCTCGTGGAGGTGGAGGAAAAGAAGATGCTGGATGGTGCTCCTTTCTCGAGCTCCAAGAACTATTTGGTGGGAGTTGATGAAGATCTAATGCAGTTGAAGGATCGTCTTTTAGGTATGGAGAGAGAGTTGGAAATCATCGCCATCGTTGGCATGGGTGGGATTGGTAAGTCCACTCTTGCTCGAAAACTTTGCAACGATCGACTCATTATTGACTACTTTGCTTATCGTGGTTGGGCCTCAATATCACAAGATCCAAATTTGCGAGAAATTTTGTTATGTCTTCTTCATGGCATAATTGGAAAGCTCACGGATGAACTAATTGAGTGCAGCGATGATGAGTTGAAAGATATGTTGTTTAAGAGCTTGTGTGGACGAAAATACATGATTGTCTTAGATGATATATGGAGCTCCGAATCCTTCGATGAAATAAGGATGTACTTCCCAGATGACAACAATGGGAGTCGAATTGTGCTCACCACCAGGATGGCTAGATTAGCTGGATATgcttcaaatgaaaagaatttGCACCGTGTTAAGCTTCTTGATGAGTCTGCAAGTTGGGAACTATTTTGCCAAATTGTGTTTGGAGAAGAGGATTGCCCTCTTGAATTAGAAGAGATAGGAAAGAACATTGCAAGAAATTGCAGTGGGCTTCCTCTTTCAGTTCATGTGATTGGAGGGTTGTTGTCAAAGGTTGAAAGGTCAAAAGGTGTGTGGGAGCATTTTTCAACAGATGTAGCATCTTCAATTGTTGAATCAGACGAGCGGCTCTTCAATATACTTTCCCCGAGTTATAACTACTTACCAATTTACTTGAAACCATGTTTCTTATATATGGGAGTTTTTCCAGAACATTATGAGATTAAAGGATCTAGACTAATTCGTCAATGGATAGCTCAAGGATTTGTGAAATCTAATGGAGATAAGAGTTTAGAGGAAGAGGCTGAGGACTACTTAAAAGCTCTTGTGGACAGGAATCTACTTTCTGTTACACGAAAAAAGTCCAATGGCAAACCATTGAGTTATTCAATCCATGATCTTTTGTGGGATCTATGCAGAAGGGAAGCTAATGAGGACAGCTTTCGCTGTGTAAGTTTTCAGCCATCATATGAAATGGAAGATGAGTATGTTTCACCACAATTGATGCCACATGCTCGATCTTTTATATGCACTTGGAAGAAGAATATATCTCCTATGTTTTCCACATTAAGATTGCTTAGGGTGCTAGATGTAATTAGAATGGTATTCGAGGAGTTCCCACGAGAAATAATACAACTTGTCAACCTACGGTATTTAGCTTTCTCCTGCACTTCAGGTTTACCTATTGGAATATCAAGATTGTGGTATCTGCAAACCTTGATTTCTGCACAATATGTGCCCTATGTGCCATCTGAACTATGGGAGATGTCTGAGTTAAGACATCTCAAGTTGATtacaaaattcaaaatcaaggAGACTACATTTGTTCATAAGAAGCTGCAGACGCTTTCCTGTGTGTGGGTACTTCCTTCTCTAATTAGGAGTGGTTTTTTCGAAACCATTCCAAATATCAGAAAGTTGGGAATCTATTATGAAGACTCACCAAAGATTGAAATTGATCTTAGCTATCTTCACAAGcttgaaaaattaaaatgtcAGTCTGCATTGAATAAAGATGGTAGCCGTTTTCTGCACAAACTTAGATTTCCATGTTATATTGGAAAATTAACTCTAGTTGGCTGTGTGGTATTTCGGAGTTTTTTGACAACTCTACGTGCTCTACCGAATCTGGGAGTGCTCAAAATAGAGGCTTGTGTCTTTGAAAGCGAGGTAGAGGTAGAGGAAGAGTGGAAGTTGGCAGATGGAGATGAATTCTGCTCACTGCGGTATCTATGTCTCAAAGACTTAAATCTGGTACGTTGGATAGCCGATGAGACCAACTTCCCTAGGCTCGAAAAGCTGATTGTAAGCGGATGCTTTAAGCTAGAGGAAATTCCCAGCGGCATTGGAGAAATCCCAACTCTCCAAGAAATTAGCCTACATGAATGTGAAGATTATTTAGTGGCCTCAGTAGAACGAATTATGGAGGACCAATTAGAATGCGGTAACGATGATCTCAAAGTGGTTATAACACATTAG